A segment of the Arachis hypogaea cultivar Tifrunner chromosome 5, arahy.Tifrunner.gnm2.J5K5, whole genome shotgun sequence genome:
ACCATGGGCCTATCTGCCAGTAACCACTTCCTGTCATCATGAATCAAAAAAGCCCCTTCCCTTCCACAATGTGTGATTTGTCCAACAATGTCTTTAACTTGAGGAAGAACCGGAGTATCCCAGTGTTTCCTAAGACCTTCCAATGCTCCAGCATCTACCACTGCTACAATGTTCTTGTACTTATCACTCTGCCAACGAATCACCTGCGCCAGCAGTGCGTGCGACATGTCCTCAAGAGGAAGCTCCGAGAACTTGACCTCCTCACCCTTTTTGGGAGCACCTTTCCTCTTGATTGGCCTTAAACCATTCTTGCTCAGACCAATCCTAAGCACCTCAACCGCAATTCTGAATGCATAGACCTCAGAAACAGTCCTTGTGTCAAGAACCTCACCTCTGCTCACATCCACCAGCATCTTTTGAACATGCGCCAGCGCCTTCCCAATCGATGGAACATCACTGAATATATCATGCAATTCCTCAAGTAAAGGATATGTAGACCTGGCAAATGCAGGAATCTCATAACTACTCATGGGCTTAATTTCATTTTCCATAGAGCTAGAACCAGAACTAGTAGAAAATGGTTCCAAGCACAGAGACAAAGCCTTCACTAACTGGGAATGCACATCGTTATTAAGACACAATCTCTTATAACTTCTAGTTGGACTCAAACTAAAACCAGTAATAGCACCATTTACAAAACCTTGAACTTGAAGAATGCTTCCACCACCAACCCTAACCCTATCAGAATTGTTACTACCATTGCTGCTATTATTAATCAAGCAAGAATTCACAAATGGAGAACTAATAACGAAAAACGAGGAGCCTACCTCCTCTGCAGCCAGCTTCGCAGCAAGCACATGGCCATGAAACCCGGTCCCGAAAATCTCCCTCAGAACGAAACTCCCGGCGAGATTCTCGTACCTTTCCTGATCGATTCTATCGACGAAACAGCGTTTGATTACTCCAAAGGATGAAGTGGGAAGCGGATTGTTAACGGACACAGCTTCTTCTTCGTCGAGGAAGGAAGGATCGGCATGGACCAAAACGGCGTCGGGTTTGATGGCAGTGATGAGGGAGCGTGCGTCGGAGGCTGATCGCTCGGAGAGGCCGAGAGCGGAGAGTACGTAAATGGAGGATTGGGTTTGCGGGTCGTGGAAGGCGAAGACGAACTGTTTAGTGTGTTCGGGGATTGGAAGCTTGCTTACGATTCGCTTGGAGTCTGCAACGTCGTCGTTTCGGAATAATGAGAATGGCCAAAGCTTTTGGAGGTTCCATAACATGGTCGTCGCCATTCCCATGTCTCTTCGTAAAGCAGTGACGCCAGTCTTCTTGCATTTGGAGGGGAAAGAGAACAATCTCGATTTTGTTGACAAGAATATCTCaacaaacaaaaagtaaaaatttatatgctGTTATGGAGAGTTTTTGCAgattttaatcaaataatttattCGCTGTAAGAAGAAATTTGGGTGGGTTTGATATTTATGATCTAAGaacgatttttttttgtttttggatactaatttttaatttttggatactAATTTTTAAGATGTATTAAAATCTCTCTAAAAACTTAGGTGATATTGAGAGTCATTAGAtgacaatttagtcaaattagtcaattcatctaacgactctcaaatatcaacttcacatgaagtcaaCTGCATCTGAGTTCCCACCAAAAACTCtaccttaaataaaataaaggataCGAACAAATAGAATGTAATATGGAACTAAATTATTTGAAttgaaattacataaataaagtgAATGATTTTAGTTTTAAGAAAGTAACAAATATTTTCAATATATTTAAaagactttaaaattaaaataacaatgcaaaatttaaagaaaaaagaaaataaattgtaaagaaattacaagaaatttaaaagtaaaatataaatacatgaatagaaaattactgaaaaaaattataaaaataaatttaaggcAGAATTTTGTTCGGATGTAAGTGTGCAAAAGTATTTTTTGAAAACGAATTTTAATTCTTTGCTTTTTTCTGAGCCTCGTTAATTTATAGATTAATTCAACCAATCTTTTATTATCAGATGTCATCTTTGAAAAGTCCAAAAAAATAACTGTTCCGCTAAGTGCAATACACCATCGATCTTAACACATCTGTCAAACTCATCTTTCGACAAACTATGGCAAATCGATATCCTTTTCTATTGACACATCTTTTTTGAGCTGACATCCTTGCAAGTTCGACCAACAACATTTCGATTCACAAAATTCTTCGACTAACAAATTGTTTCATAGGATCATCGATTTTTTTTTAAGATGAAATAATTAATCCTAGATAAGATCTATCTTAAATTCTTGATAaacaaatataaaagagaaaaaagtcCATTCACATGTTTGACAATCGTCTCTATTAACAGGATCTCATTAATTACGCACATCCCGCGTGTCactaattagtaattaattactctcttttctctcttctgtaCTTCAATTTTTCAGAATtatgtatttaattaaaaactctttttccttcaaaattcaaaaagttTCCAAAACTAATCACCTTCAGCAGCAACAATTCTCCCTTTCAACTTCTCCTTCCATCATCATTATAATGAAGAACTCCAAACTTCAAACTTTACTACTCTTCTGCATTTTCCTAGAACATTTCACCTCGTCTCATATTATTTCAAATGCATTTATTGCCTTTATCAATTTCTGTCAAACTTCTTACTTATAAAAACCTAATCTTTGGGATTCGCACacttttattcaatttttctttctcattttatttaaattcagaaAACTAGTGATTAAATCCATTTCTGTTCAAACTGTATAGAGATGGATGCATCAACTTCTATCGCGGCTGCTTCAGCGAAAGCCAAAGAAAAACAAACatcagaacaagaaaaagaatagaCAACCATAACGGCTTCTAAACAATCAAACTTGAAGATCCTTTCAAACACAGCAGATACTATCATCGAAGATCCAATTGATACTGAGAATGACAAGAAAGTGTTTTTCCCGTTCTCCATCAAAAACAAACTTCACTATTTTTTCAGTCCCTTGAATTCTCTCAAACAAGCAAAGAAAGTCTCTCACTACTTTCCGAGTTATAAAGGCCAAGACTTACTCATTAACAAGAGCTATTAATAGCTCTCTTTATCGACTATGCTCGACCATTCCGCAACAACCAAAAAGTCTCTTTCAAGAATGCGAACTTTCTCTCTTGGTTTAAAATACTTGAACCCTACAAAAAGAACAAATCAAAATTTTGAGAAATCTATGATCTTTTTCGACTCTCACATTTTCAACCTTCAACACATCATTAGATGATTGGGGCTGTATTATGTTTTTGGAACAAAAGCACTAACATCTTTCATTTACCATGTGGTATGGTTGGACCCACACTCTTCGGTGTAACAGCCATCATAAGGCTCTCACCAATTGGTCATGTGCTTATCTTTGACACGAAACCTGAGAACAAGTACAACAATGTTGAGAAAAGCTCTTATGGAGAATTTATCAAGCAAAACATGAGAAGATGATATCCCAATCACAGAGGATGAACATGTATCCTTTCTATGTTACTGGCTCAACACTATAGTTTTTTGCTCAAAAAGTGTTTCGATGCAAAACTATACATTACACTGGCTGCTTATTCATGAGAAGCGCAAACTCAACCTAGCCAAATTGCTTTTGGGAAATCTTTATGATGAGTTAGGGCAGATAATTGACAGCTTTCGAGGCAAATCTTCTGTTAGTGTCGGAGGACTTCTCTGGTTACTACAACTTTGGCTAAATGTTGTATTTAAAAAGAATACGAAACAAAAAGGAGTGGCTCCCTCAGAAAGGCAAAGCATCAAGTGAATCAGATTAGTCACTCTGTAATCGAATTTTACTCACTGACATTCTACCAGCGAACTCTTCTGGGAAGTATTTTCAAAACTTCACTCGagcaaaagtttttcaaaatgaagATTTAACTTTTTCTCCTTTTGTTGATGGCAAGTCTGGGCCAACCTCGTTTCGACATCCCATAGTTCGAAAAGATGAAGACGAGGATGCACAACATCTAAATGATGAGATGTGGTCAAACTTTCTCACTATTCAAGTAATACCAACATGCATTTCACAAATACAAGAAAAATCAATTCCAAGTCACTTTTTCCACTCCCCATTATATTTGTAATACAAATGAGTTTTTCTCAAGTCATTCCAACACTATTTCTAAGCAAGTCTTCTCCTCTCTGCCAAATAAACCTTAACAGGAAGAAAGAAATTAACAAGTGTCTCGAAAAGAACGAGAAACGACAAAGTAACTACTTTCCTATCTCTTTTGTTCGTAATAGTTATGTCACTAAGTCCTTTATTGAGTAGTGGAACAACTATTACTCTCGCTACGATCGATCACTAAGGGGTATCTTTAAAGGACTTATAACATCTTCTCCAGGGACCATTGAAGTAACAATTTCGAAAACCTCAAAAAGAAAGGTTGAACCATCACATCATAAAGGAAAGAAGATGCAAAAGTGTTGCCAAAAGTTCCTCAATCTAGCAAGGTAACTAGAACAAAttcaaattcatcttttattcaaatataaGTACTACTTACTTTCCACAACTATATATTTTCTTTACATACATTTGACACACTTTCAATCAGGGGGACTCTTCCATTCTAGAATCCATTAATAAATCCATCAATTCATATTCAAAAGAGACTCTTAGCAACTCCAGTAAATCCTTTGCTACCTCAAACTCTTCAAATTTTGGCAATTCATCAAACTCATCACACTCATCGAGCTCTCATCCTCTAGAAGCTGAGGTATTTCAATGATCCTTTCTATTTCCATTTGCAAAACATATTTGTTATAATTTCAAGCCATTTCTCAACCCAAATAACTAAAATCATTTTAGGTCAAGAAATCATCTCATAAGCTACCTCCAATTTCGAACATAACACCAATTGAAACCAAGTCACCTGACGATAAAAGAAAAGAACCTCCAACATCTTCCTCATCAAGTGGTTATGTCTTGTTACATAATTTGCATGATGAGAAAGAAGTTAGTCAACCTATCAAAGAAACTGACGCTAAAGATCAACAAGACAAAAGAATCCCCTTAAAGGGTTAGACCACCAAAAAGGAAACCTCTCCTGAAAAGATTGATGTCAATTTTACTCTTCCATCTTCTCCCTCCATGGAAAATAGTCCAACTAAAGCACATAAGAAAGACAGTAATCCTACCTCCAATGTTGACCCACAAACTAATGATACACCTAACCTTGTCGACGAGGTCGATCCTGGTATTGGCTCACACCAAGAATGCAAACAATCAACACCAGATAAAGCTCCGAGCCCTCAAGTCTATCTTCCAAAATCAAAATAGCTCTTCAGGTTCCATCAACTAATGAGTCACTAGGGCATGGACTCCCTAAAGAATTGACTCCTCAGGCTCTTAAGAGCATAAAGATGCTTCTTCATCTATCGAAGCATATAATCGATGAATGGATAAATCGAGATTATCTTAATACCTTCCTCTCTAACATGTTGAGCACCACTCTCAAGTATAAAGTACCTATTAGCTTCTCTGAACAAGTAAAGAGATTTGTGAAAATTGCAAACAGTTTATTCATCTCTCACAATAAGCTCACTAATTATAGAACAAGCATGACAGAGATCAAAATCGAATCTGTGCAGCTTGAGACTTCTTTTGCATCGACACAAAAAACTTACAACAAATATGAAGCAAATGTTGCTTATGCCGCCAATGCCCTTGAACAATTGGATAGACACTAAGAAGAGCTCGAAAAGGAACTTGCACAAGTCTGTGCAGACAAAGCTCTATTACAAGGACTTTTCCTTGAAGctgataaaagaaaaagagacctTAGTCGAAAACTATACGAAATGGAAAGCGCTTGAGCTGAAATCAAAAGGAAATATGAAAAGTTACAACTTGAGGAACATAAAGAAGTTGTCGCCTATAGCTCGATCGATGAAGAAAGGGTgcattttatatttgatttagaATAACTCTTTGAGCCTTATCTCTGAAGACTTGGAATGCCAAgtttctttgtatttttttttactcATTTACACTTTATTGTCTTTATGCTATCGATAGTTTGCTCTttatttcaaatattattttaaatatttttcgttGATCGACTTAACTTCGACACCAATATCAATATGTTTGACTTTATAAGCATTTTTTGAATACAACTTAACTACATAATAATGTCCTTCCTAATTAAGAGACCACTTTCCATAAATCCTAAATTTCTTTTCTAATGGAAAAATAGCTTTTAGAACTAATTCACTAATATGAAAAACTTTCTCTTTCACCCGTCAATTATAAACACGAGCTATACTCTCCTTCTAACGGATAAGATTATCGAGTGCTAAGATACGCTCCCTATCTAAATCATTTAATTCATCGAACATAACATTCCAGTAATCTTCAATTGGCAAATCATCTTGTTTCATCACTCGCCTGGTGGTAAAATTAATTTACAAAGGTAACGTGGCATCATGAGCATAGACCAATTTATAAGGAGAAGTATTTGTCGATCCCCATGGTGAATTTCGATAAGCCCATAACACTTGACTTAAAGTTTCATGCCAAGTACGCGATTTTTTACTGACTtgcttttttattaaattaatcaaaattttatttgcatCCTCAACTTGACCATTTGCTTATGTATAAGATGAGGtcgaatttatcatttttatatttcttgaCACTGTAACATTACTTATATGTTGACCAGTAAACATAGTACATTGATCAATACTTAAAGTTTGAGGAATCCCAAAATGATGGATTATATTTttcctaataaaattaataacttcATTCTAACCAGCTTCTACTAAAGGTGTAACTTCTACCCACTTAGTAAAATAATCTATTgcaactaaattaaaattatgatttttCGATGATGAGAGATGAATCATACCAATCAGGTCTAAAGTCCAACCTCTAAATGGTCAAGGTTTAATGGTCGAATGTAATTTGGAGGCAGGTATTTATTGTATTACACGATGCTTTTAACATTCTTGACATGTTTTTGCATATTCAATACAATCTTTGATCATAGTCAGCCAAAACACTCTATCATGCTGTAATATTCACTTCATTCTTTCACCTGCTTGATGTGCTCCACAAATACCCTCGTGAACTTCTCCAAGAGCAACTGCTGCTTCAGACTTGCCTAAGCATCTCATGAGGCTTCCTTCGACACCTTTTTTATATAATTCGTCTCCCACAATTAAAAAACTCATCGCCCTTAATCTTGTTTTTCGATCAACTTGAACATTAGAATTttctaaatacataataattgatTTTCTCCAATCATCATCATCCCACTCATCAATCACCAAGATTTCTCATTCTTCGATAGGCACTAGAATTTGTTGCACCTTTGCCAAATTCTCTAAACTTCTaggaaaaattttgtattttgaagcAATCTGAGCTAATTCATTTGCCACTTcatttagaattctcaaaataTGTATAAGTGATACGTTTCGAAACAAGACCAATAATTTTCATGCTGTTGACAAATATTTTTGCAATACCTCACTTGTACACTTAAATTCTTTCGATAACTACTTTAAAACTAATTGAGAATCTCCTAAAAGCTGAGCATCTTGTACCCCTTGGTAATCAATATTtctaatctcaatatcaaacatcATACTCGGTCACATTATTCGAatatgaatattttaatttaaacaaaaatttcaatGAGACCCCGTTCGGGGACATAATCAAAATGCCAATACTAGTACCAtctttcatgctttgattcattGAAATACAATTTCCAAGGTTCGATTTCGACAATATTTACACCCTGGTTATTAAGATTATTTGGTCGATCGACCACGCAGAACTGGATAAGATAGCATGTGTTTAACAAGGTTTGTTTGTGCAATAAACCTTATGGTTTTGGCTATCATGTAACATTTAAGCTTCATACAAGCATAATAAAAGGAAAGGCACAACATCTTGATTGGAGAATATGTCGTCTTGATATCAGACAAGACCCTGCTTAAATAATAAATAGCTCTTTCATTTCCTGCTTCATCATCTTGCAGTAGCATATATCTAATTGTATTTGTCAAAGCTGCAACATACAATTTCAAAGGCTCTAATGGAGAGCAGTAGCCATAAGAAGTGCATTAGAAAGGTAAGCCTTGATCAATCGAATGCCTCTTTATGATCCTTATTCGATACATATTGTGACGCATCTTTTAATTTGactaaagaagaaaaaattctcGTTCAACcagataaatttaaaataaatcatcGCAAAAACTTTACTTTTCCTAGAAAAATTAAGCGTCCTTTTTCGATGTTGGAGGTGGTAATTCCAATATTACTTTAACCTTATTTTTATCGATTGCTGTTCCTTTCTTTTGAACTACAAAACCTAAAAAACTTCTCACAGATACACCAAATATACATTTTAGGGGAttcatttttaattcttttcGACGCATCGTGTCAAAGGGTTTGCGCAAATAATCGAGATGTTGATCGATGGAGTTCGATTTAACCATTACATCATCAATATAAACCTCTATAAATTTTTCAATATACTCATGAAAGATCACATTCATAGTGTGTTAATATATTGTTCCTAcattctttaaaccaaaagacatcATCACCATTCATAGGTACCTAAAGCACCTGGGCATCAAAAAGTTGTCTTTGACACATCTTCGTCAAcaataaatatttgattatatccaAAATATCCGttcataaaacttaaaatttcattGCCGGCTGCAAAATCGATTAACATATCTGCCACGAGCATGAATTACTCATCTTTAGGAATTGCATGCAAATCTCGAAAATCGATAGAAACATAcaacttttcatttttcttcattaCAAGAACAATGTTCGACACCCAATCGACATAACATGCATTCCAAATAAACTTAGCTTTAGTTAATCATTCGATCTCctcttttattttaagatttatttcaAGAGAAAAACGCCTAGGAGCATGTTTTACTGGTCAAGAAAAAGACTTTAGCGGCAATCGATGCTCAACTAAAGATTGATTAAGACCAAGCATCTCATTATAATCCCATGCAAAACAATCTTTGTACTCAGTCAAAAATTTAATCAATCTTGTTTAAAATTCCTCATTAATGTGTTTGCTAATATAAGTGAGCCTTATAGCATCATCAATTCTTAAGTTAACTTCATCAAGCGGATTCTGAGAATCGAATCCCTTATCGGTATGATCATCATCAAATAAAGTCCTTCGAAACCCAAGGGTTTAAGGTCATAAATACAATCAAAGGATAAGTTAACTAAATCACATGAGAAATACAAACTTTATTGAAATCATCAACTAACCAAATTAGCTGTTGAATCATTTATAGTACAAAGATCTTGGGATACATCAACATTCGACTGACTAACAATTTTGCCTTGATCAATCAAAGCACTACCTACAAACCTAGTCCTAGAAGGAAAATACATGCTGTAGAAAATAAATCATTTCTAGGTTTGACTTTAGGAATCGAAACTATCCTATTAATTGAAATACATATTGCTGAATTGAAATTCCTAATTGATTTGACTTTATCAAAAGAATCATTACTAGAAAAAGAAGAACATGCTGCAGAAGTAAAGCTATTcacataattttttaaagaaaataaatagtCCCACACATATTTTTCTTTAGACATCTTGAAATGTCAGTGTTCGAACTgttattttctttataaaaacacAAACACTACTCCCAAACAAGAGGAGTATACTTTGGGATTGGGAATTATGTTGAGACCCTCAGAAGTCAAGAAACACCCTTTACAATTATAAGAATTCAGGTTCTTGTCAACATCCAAAGGTTTCAGCTTGCTATTGTACACTTGAAAATTGATGTGCATCTGCTCAACATAAAGACTATCATCAGCCTCTATCACTTCAGTCTTCCCCTCACAAGTCCAAATGAGGAATTTTTTGTGCAATGTTGAAGGTATCGCTTTGACACCATGAATCCAATCTCGGTCAAATAGGGTATTATAATTAGCCTTCGAAGTCACTACCATGAAGATAGTGCTTCGTATCGAAGAACCGACTTGAATTCGAAAGGTAACCAACCCTTATGCTGATGTTGAAACACTGCTATAATCAGTAACAAAAATATTGGTAGGAACCAGATCATCGAGACATTTCCCAACCTTAACCAGCATTCTTTTCAGAAGCAGATTAATCACTACATCACCATCGACCAGCACTTTGTTGACAATAATATCACTCATCATGGCCTTAATATGTAGTGGACGAAGATGTGTGTATAGTAGGCTTATTGAAACAACCTACTTCTTCATGATCGCAAACAAAAGCGAATGTATCTTTTTCTTCAAATTCAACCTCATAATCTCCATTGAGATTTCCTTTATAACTCCCCAAAAACTCTGACGAAATAATGAGGCTATGCTAATTATCTCGTCATCTCCCTCTTTGAAATACTCCCTATCGAGATTAGGGTTTAAGTCAACATTTTCATTGGACTTAGCAGAAACAACTTCGACTACCTTGCCTTTACATATTGGTCTTAAAGACTTTTTTCCCTTTGGGATAGACTCACCATTAGATAGGAAAACTACCCTAGTCAAAGCAGAAGATTTTGCCCCATTGCTGCAGAAGTTGAGAGCTTCTCTATGAGAACTCAACAGAAATGTATTCCGCCTCGATTATCCTCTGTCCTTTCTCTGGGATATGGATATCGACCACGACCATATCCTCAATGACTCCTTCGAGCCTATTATTATTGATACTCTCGAAACTTGCCACCTGGAAGTCTTGACAATTCTGAATCCATTGAATACCAATGGCATGGGAGTGGCGAAACGAAAGAGAATGGTTCTCTTGAGGATTTTGAGAATTTTGACCTTTTTGACATCGAGGAGGATGCCTCTGACGGACTTGCTCTTCTTTATGAGCGAACTCTTTCTTCATCCTCTCTTTCTCAAATATCTCTACAGCTTCAGCATCGAAAAAGCATTGTACCTTGGACATAGAAACACATCTCTATCCTTTAAATTTGGTGCATTAAAAAGTCTAGTAACCCATCTTTGACACCAGGGTACACTTGTCGAGCATATCCTTAAAAACTCCCAAGGTTGTATCGAACTCAAACGAAGTGAAACTAGCCATGTTCACCCCAAGGAAATGAGGTTTAGCAAAGTTTGCACCGGTGTCAAATAGATCGACATCAACCTTCATATCCTTCTTTTCTTCATCAAACTTCATCCTCCCTTCCATGGTTAGTTGCTTGATGAAACTTATAAAAAGGTTTTCCTTTTAAATTCTTACTCAAGGGTAAAGTTTTTTTCTGAGGTAAAACCAATTGTTTATCTTTGAGCAACACATCgaatatttgtatattttttaccaCCCTTATGTTTCGTTTTTCACTAATTTTATCAACATTTGAAACTCTTTTCAATGAAGTGCATACATAAGATGACCCTTTCTTTAATTTAGCCAAGTCGACTTCAAAATATTCGTTTTCAGAATCTTCACTTGAAGTTTTCATTTTGACATAAGAAATATTTTCCTTTTGAACAAGAGATTTATAATTCTTAAACTTCTTCTCACTTTTAAatgcctctttttcttttttgagtaATTCAACTTGTCTAACCCTTTCAGCTAGATGAGCCAAATCAGAAATATGAACATGCAATAATTTTTTACGCATGTAAAAACCTAATCCCAT
Coding sequences within it:
- the LOC112803498 gene encoding uncharacterized protein; the encoded protein is MATTMLWNLQKLWPFSLFRNDDVADSKRIVSKLPIPEHTKQFVFAFHDPQTQSSIYVLSALGLSERSASDARSLITAIKPDAVLVHADPSFLDEEEAVSVNNPLPTSSFGVIKRCFVDRIDQERYENLAGSFVLREIFGTGFHGHVLAAKLAAEEVGSSFFVISSPFVNSCLINNSSNGSNNSDRVRVGGGSILQVQGFVNGAITGFSLSPTRSYKRLCLNNDVHSQLVKALSLCLEPFSTSSGSSSMENEIKPMSSYEIPAFARSTYPLLEELHDIFSDVPSIGKALAHVQKMLVDVSRGEVLDTRTVSEVYAFRIAVEVLRIGLSKNGLRPIKRKGAPKKGEEVKFSELPLEDMSHALLAQVIRWQSDKYKNIVAVVDAGALEGLRKHWDTPVLPQVKDIVGQITHCGREGAFLIHDDRKWLLADRPMVAVSAGASAILGASLLSKAVPASSVLKAVTYKVPASLKLILNQTQRALAFAFGSSKAAAGVKASSTIRAAASATKIRAVTHSIIVYVERTSISAMRTAFYEIMRKRKMQRVGFLPLATFACSMGTCTGLMMYGDGIECAVESVPAAPSIASLGRGIQHLREASQAVMQAEGTRIQKSIESLINRIKRSKDG